A single window of Achromobacter xylosoxidans DNA harbors:
- a CDS encoding AraC family transcriptional regulator, whose amino-acid sequence MPPSPAPNADQAAVDALLLSSLEVQSSLYHLGQYCGNWSASTSGRARASFHLILHGRCRVDLGPGQAPLTLAAGDGVFFLRDLPHALTPLDPLGSAAPVCREMRPLTPRQPDGTGLACGFFQFRPGLADLLADTLPDVLVLRADDARYASARGVFDLILGETRRDGGASTVVLERLTDMLVFFMLRHLAIHDRQAHGLFVLARDPAMAGLLQAILARPADPWSMDDMARHVHMSKATFHRRFTLQSGTTPAQLLQLLRMRVARRLLAQGAAIADAAERVGYRSQAAFSRVFQRIEGVAPSAWRRGGA is encoded by the coding sequence ATGCCGCCCTCGCCCGCCCCGAACGCCGATCAAGCCGCCGTCGACGCCCTGCTGTTGTCGAGCCTGGAGGTGCAGTCCAGCTTGTATCACCTGGGGCAGTACTGCGGCAATTGGTCGGCCAGCACCAGCGGCCGGGCCCGCGCCAGTTTCCACCTGATCCTGCACGGCCGTTGCCGCGTCGACCTGGGGCCGGGCCAGGCGCCGCTGACGCTGGCGGCCGGCGACGGCGTGTTCTTCCTGCGCGACCTGCCGCACGCGCTGACGCCGCTGGATCCGCTCGGATCGGCGGCGCCGGTGTGTCGCGAGATGCGGCCGCTCACGCCGCGCCAGCCCGACGGCACCGGGCTGGCCTGCGGCTTCTTCCAGTTCCGCCCCGGCCTGGCCGATCTGCTGGCCGATACGCTGCCCGACGTGCTGGTGCTGCGCGCCGACGATGCCCGCTACGCCAGCGCGCGCGGCGTGTTCGACCTGATACTGGGCGAAACCCGGCGCGACGGCGGCGCCTCGACGGTAGTGCTGGAACGGCTCACCGACATGCTGGTCTTTTTCATGCTGCGCCACCTGGCGATCCACGACCGCCAGGCCCACGGCCTGTTCGTGCTGGCGCGCGACCCGGCCATGGCGGGCTTGCTGCAGGCGATCCTGGCGCGGCCGGCGGACCCCTGGAGCATGGACGACATGGCGCGCCACGTGCACATGTCCAAGGCCACCTTCCACCGCCGCTTCACGCTGCAAAGCGGCACCACGCCGGCGCAGTTGCTGCAATTGCTGCGCATGCGTGTGGCGCGGCGCCTGCTGGCGCAGGGCGCCGCCATCGCGGACGCCGCCGAACGGGTCGGCTATCGCTCGCAGGCGGCCTTCAGCCGGGTGTTCCAGCGCATCGAGGGCGTGGCGCCCTCGGCCTGGCGGCGCGGCGGCGCCTGA
- a CDS encoding aminotransferase class V-fold PLP-dependent enzyme, protein MSWQDEFREWFPITRDKAYANIAYTSPLAPKVADGVAAFFDGITHARSDKPQWLRDAGALRARLARLIGGDARRLAFTKNTTEGLNTVAQGLAWQEGDNLVVDDQEHPTNALPWLNLRRRGVQVRVPSARAHRYTVDDLWQHVDARTRLIAVSWVQYGTGLRTDIAELGRRCAERGIWLVVDGIQGAGLLRAEVDAWGVDAFASGAHKGMLGPLGVGLLHVSPRLLDALDPLYVGPSEITTLDKTGLQWQVGVSDAGDARRLETGNLNYPGIAGWAAALDLIEWARPERIEPWVLELSAALSDGLRAQGLQVVSPADAALRSTTTALRVADPAAALAHLAREGVVASIVEYGYVRLSVGAYNNHGDVDRILRAARGFAA, encoded by the coding sequence ATGAGCTGGCAGGACGAATTCCGGGAATGGTTTCCCATCACTCGCGACAAGGCATACGCCAACATCGCTTACACCAGCCCGCTGGCGCCCAAGGTGGCCGATGGCGTGGCCGCCTTCTTCGACGGCATCACCCATGCCCGCAGCGACAAGCCGCAATGGCTGCGCGATGCCGGCGCGCTGCGCGCGCGGCTGGCCCGGCTGATCGGCGGCGACGCGCGCCGGCTGGCCTTCACCAAGAACACCACCGAGGGCCTGAACACCGTGGCGCAGGGCCTGGCCTGGCAGGAAGGCGACAACCTGGTGGTCGACGACCAGGAACATCCCACCAACGCCTTGCCCTGGCTCAACCTGCGCCGTCGCGGCGTGCAGGTGCGGGTGCCGTCGGCACGCGCGCACCGCTATACGGTCGATGACCTGTGGCAGCACGTCGACGCGCGCACGCGGCTGATCGCGGTGTCGTGGGTGCAATACGGCACGGGCCTGCGCACCGACATCGCCGAGCTGGGCCGGCGCTGCGCCGAGCGCGGCATCTGGCTGGTGGTCGATGGCATCCAGGGCGCGGGCCTGTTGCGCGCCGAGGTCGATGCGTGGGGCGTGGACGCTTTCGCCAGCGGCGCCCACAAGGGCATGCTGGGGCCGCTGGGCGTGGGCCTGCTGCACGTGTCGCCGCGCCTGCTCGACGCGCTGGATCCGCTGTACGTCGGCCCGTCGGAAATCACCACGCTCGACAAGACCGGCCTGCAATGGCAGGTGGGGGTGTCCGACGCGGGCGACGCCCGCCGCCTGGAAACCGGCAACCTGAACTATCCCGGCATCGCCGGCTGGGCCGCGGCGCTGGACCTGATCGAATGGGCGCGGCCCGAACGCATCGAGCCATGGGTACTGGAGCTATCCGCTGCATTGAGCGACGGTTTGCGCGCCCAGGGCCTGCAGGTGGTATCGCCGGCCGACGCGGCGCTGCGCAGCACCACCACCGCATTGCGCGTGGCCGATCCGGCCGCGGCGCTGGCGCACCTGGCCCGCGAAGGCGTGGTGGCCAGCATCGTGGAGTATGGTTACGTGCGCCTGTCCGTCGGCGCCTATAACAATCATGGGGACGTCGACCGCATCCTGCGCGCCGCGCGCGGGTTCGCCGCCTGA
- a CDS encoding alpha/beta fold hydrolase — MSMISRRTLLQLAAGLPALAAAPAIAAKPAAGRAKTYVLAHGSWHGGWCWRPVADRLQAAGHRVYAPSFTGMGDRAHLLHKGITIDTFVEDLVQVIQSEELNDVILVGHSFGGIPISGVADRIPERLAHLVYFDSIVLQNGQDAFSVYPKADADARIAAASKATNGLAVPIPEPLPAAWGFKPGSADEAWVKRRLTPHPLASYTTPLTLKHPIGNGRPRTYIHCTQPELPVLEQSRQLVKSQPGWNWVDIAAPHEAHITHPQLLAELLLGLS; from the coding sequence ATGAGCATGATTTCCCGCAGGACCTTGTTGCAACTGGCGGCGGGGCTGCCCGCCCTGGCGGCTGCGCCGGCCATCGCGGCCAAGCCGGCCGCCGGCCGCGCCAAGACCTACGTGCTGGCGCACGGCTCCTGGCACGGCGGCTGGTGCTGGCGGCCGGTGGCCGACCGGCTGCAGGCCGCCGGCCATCGCGTCTACGCGCCCAGCTTCACTGGCATGGGCGACCGCGCCCACCTGCTGCACAAGGGCATCACCATCGACACCTTCGTCGAGGACCTGGTCCAGGTGATCCAGAGTGAAGAGCTGAACGACGTGATCCTGGTGGGCCACAGCTTCGGCGGCATTCCGATCTCGGGCGTGGCCGACCGCATTCCGGAGCGGCTGGCGCACCTGGTGTACTTCGATTCCATCGTGCTGCAGAACGGCCAGGATGCGTTCTCGGTGTACCCCAAGGCCGACGCCGACGCGCGCATCGCGGCCGCGTCCAAGGCCACCAACGGCCTGGCCGTGCCGATCCCCGAGCCGTTGCCGGCGGCCTGGGGCTTCAAGCCGGGCAGCGCCGACGAGGCCTGGGTCAAGCGCCGCCTGACGCCGCACCCGCTGGCCAGCTACACCACGCCGCTGACGCTCAAGCACCCGATCGGCAACGGTCGCCCGCGCACGTACATCCATTGCACCCAGCCCGAACTGCCGGTGCTGGAGCAGTCGCGTCAGCTGGTGAAATCGCAGCCGGGCTGGAACTGGGTCGACATCGCCGCCCCGCACGAAGCCCACATCACCCATCCGCAGTTGCTGGCGGAGTTGTTGCTGGGCCTGTCCTGA
- a CDS encoding O-acetylhomoserine aminocarboxypropyltransferase/cysteine synthase family protein, which yields MTEPKKPEWRLETIAVHGGYKPDPTTRAVAVPIYQTVAYAFDDTQHGADLFDLKVAGNIYTRIMNPTTDVLEQRVAALEGGIAALALASGQAAVTYAILTIAEAGDNIVSSSTLYGGTYNLFAHTLPQYGITTRFANPSDLAAFEAQIDERTKAIFAESVGNPLGNITDIAALAELAHRHGLPLIVDNTVPSPYLLRPIEHGADIVVQSLTKYLGGHGTSLGGAIIDSGKFPWAEHKARFKRLNEPDVSYHGVVYTEAFGPAAYIGRARVVPLRNTGAAISPFNAFQILQGIETLALRVDRIVENAVKVAGYLREHPKVEWVNYAGLPDHPDHALVRKYLGGKAPGLFTFGVKGGREAGARFQDALQLFTRLVNIGDAKSLATHPASTTHRQLNPEELQKAGVREETVRLSIGIEHIDDLLADLDQALAQV from the coding sequence ATGACCGAACCGAAGAAGCCCGAGTGGCGCCTGGAAACCATTGCCGTGCATGGCGGCTACAAGCCCGACCCGACCACGCGCGCCGTGGCCGTGCCGATCTACCAGACCGTGGCCTACGCCTTTGACGACACCCAGCACGGCGCCGACCTGTTCGACCTGAAAGTGGCGGGCAACATCTACACCCGCATCATGAACCCGACCACCGACGTGCTGGAACAGCGCGTGGCGGCGCTGGAAGGCGGCATCGCCGCGCTGGCGCTGGCTTCGGGCCAGGCCGCGGTGACCTACGCCATCCTGACGATTGCCGAGGCGGGCGACAACATCGTCTCGTCCAGCACGCTGTACGGCGGCACCTACAATCTGTTCGCCCACACGCTGCCGCAATACGGTATCACCACGCGCTTCGCCAACCCGAGCGACCTGGCCGCCTTCGAGGCGCAGATCGACGAGCGCACCAAGGCCATCTTCGCCGAGTCGGTCGGCAACCCGCTGGGCAACATCACCGACATCGCCGCGCTGGCCGAGCTGGCCCACCGCCACGGCCTGCCGCTGATCGTCGACAACACCGTGCCCTCGCCGTACCTGCTGCGTCCGATCGAGCACGGCGCCGACATCGTGGTGCAGTCGCTGACCAAGTACCTGGGCGGCCACGGCACCAGCCTGGGCGGCGCCATCATCGACTCGGGCAAGTTTCCCTGGGCCGAGCACAAGGCCCGCTTCAAGCGCCTGAACGAACCCGACGTCAGCTACCACGGCGTGGTCTACACCGAAGCCTTCGGCCCGGCCGCCTACATCGGCCGCGCCCGGGTGGTGCCGCTGCGCAACACCGGCGCGGCGATCTCGCCGTTCAATGCGTTCCAGATCCTGCAGGGCATCGAGACGCTGGCGCTGCGGGTGGACCGCATCGTCGAGAACGCGGTCAAGGTGGCCGGCTACCTGCGCGAGCACCCCAAGGTCGAGTGGGTCAATTACGCGGGCCTGCCGGATCACCCCGACCACGCGCTGGTGCGCAAGTACCTGGGCGGCAAGGCGCCGGGCCTGTTCACCTTTGGCGTCAAGGGCGGCCGCGAAGCCGGCGCGCGCTTCCAGGACGCGCTGCAACTGTTCACGCGCCTGGTCAACATCGGCGATGCCAAGTCGCTGGCCACGCATCCGGCGTCCACCACCCATCGCCAGCTCAATCCCGAAGAGCTGCAGAAGGCGGGCGTGCGCGAGGAAACGGTGCGCCTGTCGATCGGCATCGAGCATATCGACGATCTGCTGGCCGACCTGGACCAGGCCCTGGCACAGGTGTAA